In Thermomonas carbonis, a single genomic region encodes these proteins:
- a CDS encoding NnrS family protein encodes MSKALSPRLLAQAPHRLMFFIGAGNLLLAMAWWAMWLADARWQLFGLRQPTAYAGWLHAFVMQYQMLPSFIFGFLLTVFPRWMGLPDLKRWRYAPVGLGLFGGQVATLLGAFGWQAGIVVGTLMTTAGWLAGVVHLLPMLWRERGTTWHARSCMAALLLGLLGLLLWFGFLVVENPLFAFASIKLGTFGLLLPVYLTVAHRMFPFFAGNVVPGYTPWRPLWLLAAAWPLLLLHLLLELFHVYAWLWLVDLPLFALALLMNWKWWPRDRMPGLLATLFIGLAWLPLTFALYAGQSLAYAMTGIYWLGRAPAHALFVGFFGSVLVAMVTRVTQGHSGQALYMPRAAWWAFIAVQVLSIVRIAAEVAPDPMAWMAFAAAGWLLAFAPWVLRIGRIYLAPRADGKPG; translated from the coding sequence GTGAGCAAGGCGCTTTCGCCCCGCCTGCTGGCGCAGGCACCGCACCGGCTGATGTTCTTCATCGGCGCCGGCAACCTGCTGCTGGCGATGGCGTGGTGGGCGATGTGGCTGGCGGATGCGCGCTGGCAGCTGTTCGGGCTGCGCCAGCCCACGGCGTACGCCGGATGGCTGCACGCCTTCGTGATGCAGTACCAGATGTTGCCGAGCTTCATCTTCGGCTTCCTGCTCACCGTGTTCCCGCGCTGGATGGGCCTGCCCGACCTCAAGCGCTGGCGCTACGCGCCGGTCGGCCTGGGCCTGTTCGGCGGCCAGGTGGCGACCCTGCTGGGCGCGTTCGGCTGGCAGGCGGGGATCGTGGTGGGCACGCTGATGACGACGGCGGGTTGGCTGGCCGGCGTCGTCCACCTGTTGCCGATGCTGTGGCGCGAGCGGGGCACCACCTGGCATGCGCGCTCGTGCATGGCGGCACTGCTGCTGGGCCTGCTGGGCCTGCTGCTGTGGTTCGGCTTCCTCGTCGTCGAGAATCCGCTGTTCGCGTTCGCGAGCATCAAGCTGGGGACGTTCGGCCTGCTGTTGCCGGTCTACCTCACGGTCGCCCATCGCATGTTCCCGTTCTTCGCCGGCAACGTGGTGCCCGGCTACACGCCATGGCGACCGCTGTGGCTGCTCGCGGCTGCCTGGCCGCTGCTCCTGCTGCACCTGCTGCTGGAACTGTTCCATGTGTATGCCTGGCTGTGGCTGGTCGACCTGCCGCTGTTCGCGCTCGCGTTGCTGATGAACTGGAAATGGTGGCCGCGCGACCGCATGCCGGGCTTGCTGGCCACGCTGTTCATCGGGCTTGCATGGCTGCCGCTGACGTTCGCGCTCTACGCGGGGCAAAGCCTTGCCTATGCGATGACCGGGATCTACTGGCTGGGACGCGCGCCCGCGCACGCACTGTTCGTCGGATTCTTCGGCAGCGTGCTGGTGGCCATGGTCACACGCGTGACCCAGGGCCATTCCGGGCAGGCGCTGTACATGCCGAGGGCGGCGTGGTGGGCCTTCATCGCGGTGCAGGTGCTCTCGATCGTGCGCATCGCCGCCGAAGTGGCGCCCGATCCGATGGCGTGGATGGCATTCGCCGCGGCCGGCTGGCTGCTCGCGTTCGCGCCGTGGGTGCTGCGCATCGGACGGATCTACCTGGCGCCGCGCGCCGATGGCAAACCGGGTTGA
- a CDS encoding SirB2 family protein has product MIEFYPQIKQFHIALALLSGSLFALRGGFALGGARWPQALPVKWLSYAIDTALLTAALMLLTILPWAMFANGWLLAKIALLVAYVVLGVLAMRPGRTQRGRATCYVAALLVFASVYAIARAHHPLGALARWLA; this is encoded by the coding sequence ATGATCGAGTTCTATCCGCAGATCAAGCAATTCCACATCGCCCTCGCCCTGCTCAGCGGCAGCCTGTTCGCCTTGCGTGGCGGTTTCGCGCTTGGTGGGGCGCGCTGGCCGCAGGCGCTGCCGGTGAAATGGCTGAGCTACGCGATCGACACCGCGCTGCTGACCGCGGCGCTGATGCTGCTGACGATCCTGCCGTGGGCGATGTTCGCCAATGGCTGGTTGCTTGCGAAGATCGCCCTGCTCGTGGCCTACGTCGTGCTCGGGGTGCTGGCGATGCGGCCGGGGCGCACGCAGCGGGGGCGCGCGACCTGCTATGTCGCCGCCTTGCTGGTGTTCGCCAGCGTCTACGCGATCGCCCGCGCGCACCATCCCCTGGGCGCGCTGGCACGATGGCTGGCGTGA
- a CDS encoding PLP-dependent cysteine synthase family protein, which produces MSADAAATDHDRAWISAAIAQLHREAARSADTHLLHMRFDRFPGIDFYFKDEAAHPTGSLKHRLARSLFLYALCNGRLHAGQAVIDASSGSTAISEAWFARLLGLRFTAVMPASTAPGKIEAVRALGGHCELTGEGACTQVRAFDIAADGACFLDQFGLAERATDWRGNNNIAESILSQLAREPHPEPAWIVCGAGTGGTSATIGRYLRYRGLRTRLCVAEPEGAAFAEGWRSRDRGARARQATCIEGIGRARVEPGFLFEIVDDVIEVEDPASVAAMLLLEERIGFRYGGSSGTNLVACLALASRMRDAGQTGSIVTLLCDRGARYRETLYDAGWRQAHAIDPSPWLLQLRTTLDASP; this is translated from the coding sequence GTGAGCGCCGACGCCGCCGCGACGGACCATGACCGCGCGTGGATCTCGGCCGCGATCGCGCAATTGCATCGCGAAGCGGCGCGTTCCGCCGATACCCACCTGTTGCACATGCGCTTCGACCGCTTCCCGGGCATCGACTTCTACTTCAAGGACGAGGCCGCGCACCCCACCGGCAGCCTCAAGCACCGGTTGGCGCGCTCGCTGTTCCTGTATGCGCTGTGCAATGGACGCCTGCATGCCGGCCAGGCGGTCATCGATGCGTCGTCCGGCAGCACCGCGATCTCCGAAGCCTGGTTCGCGCGGCTGCTGGGGCTGCGGTTCACCGCGGTCATGCCCGCGTCCACCGCGCCGGGCAAGATCGAGGCAGTGCGCGCGCTCGGCGGCCATTGCGAGCTGACCGGCGAAGGCGCCTGCACGCAGGTACGGGCCTTCGACATCGCCGCGGACGGCGCGTGCTTCCTCGACCAGTTCGGCCTGGCCGAACGCGCGACCGACTGGCGCGGCAACAACAACATCGCCGAGTCGATCCTCAGCCAGCTGGCGCGCGAGCCCCATCCCGAGCCGGCCTGGATCGTGTGCGGCGCGGGGACCGGCGGCACCTCGGCCACCATCGGCCGCTACCTGCGCTACCGCGGCCTGCGCACCCGGCTTTGCGTGGCGGAGCCCGAGGGCGCGGCATTCGCCGAAGGCTGGCGCAGCCGCGATCGTGGGGCGCGAGCGCGTCAAGCCACCTGCATCGAGGGAATCGGGCGCGCGCGCGTGGAACCAGGTTTCCTGTTCGAGATCGTCGACGACGTGATCGAGGTGGAAGACCCGGCATCGGTCGCGGCGATGCTGCTGCTGGAAGAACGTATCGGCTTCCGCTACGGCGGTTCGTCCGGCACCAACCTGGTCGCCTGCCTGGCGCTGGCCTCGCGCATGCGCGATGCAGGTCAAACCGGAAGCATCGTCACCCTGCTCTGCGACCGCGGCGCGCGTTATCGCGAAACGTTGTACGACGCCGGTTGGCGGCAGGCGCATGCCATCGACCCGTCGCCCTGGCTACTGCAGCTGCGAACGACCCTCGACGCATCGCCCTAG
- a CDS encoding DnrO protein, translating into MAASNRIMLSIMFAGMALSAPLHAQHAHSSPAPLPAAHATTAPRWATDAPLRAGMRGAHDVVAALAHGRHGHLDAAQVRALAAQLEGHVQGIFAECKLAPQADAALHDILLPLLAGARALAADPADLRPLASMQRALDAYARGFDDPGFPPH; encoded by the coding sequence ATGGCCGCATCCAACCGCATCATGCTGTCGATCATGTTTGCCGGCATGGCGCTGTCCGCGCCGCTGCATGCGCAACATGCGCATTCCAGTCCCGCGCCGTTGCCCGCCGCCCATGCCACGACGGCGCCACGCTGGGCCACCGATGCACCCCTGCGCGCGGGCATGCGCGGCGCGCACGACGTCGTTGCGGCACTGGCGCATGGCCGCCACGGGCACCTCGACGCCGCACAGGTGCGCGCTCTTGCCGCGCAACTGGAGGGCCACGTCCAGGGCATCTTCGCCGAGTGCAAGCTGGCCCCGCAGGCCGATGCGGCTCTGCACGACATCCTCCTGCCGCTGCTGGCCGGGGCACGCGCACTCGCCGCCGATCCCGCCGACCTGCGCCCGCTCGCGTCGATGCAACGTGCCTTGGACGCCTATGCGCGCGGATTCGACGACCCGGGCTTCCCGCCGCACTAG
- a CDS encoding alginate export family protein, with product MSYSNPLLAWCVLALVAGAPPVGAAQPQSVAFEWDLRLRYEQVDDTAFAPAAGARTARLRAGLRFAPASGWNGLLEAEGVAASGAYNSGANGRTTLPQVIDPPGIELNQAWLGWRGTRGGITLGRQRLLFDNQRWIGNSGWRQNEQTFDALALEAAPRKDLALRYAFLDRVHRVNGDDALDPRNRERALSSHLFNAAWKHGKQQLGGYGYLHEDRDVASSSSATWGLRWTGAHALPAATLGWTLEAARQRDHANNPQRFSHAYWLVEPSIAAGGITARAGWEHLGGNGVHALQSPLATLHAFNGWADKFLVTPPAGLEDRYVGLAGNVGRERAGARPAWQVAWHDYRADRGGARYGREWNASLGLPLAKGLSALLKIADYRAAGFARDTRKLWLQVEYKGSR from the coding sequence ATGTCGTACTCCAACCCGTTGCTGGCCTGGTGCGTACTTGCGCTGGTTGCCGGCGCTCCCCCTGTGGGCGCCGCGCAACCGCAGTCCGTAGCGTTCGAATGGGACCTGAGGCTGCGCTACGAACAGGTGGACGATACCGCGTTCGCGCCTGCCGCGGGGGCCCGCACCGCACGATTGCGCGCCGGGTTGCGGTTCGCGCCCGCATCGGGCTGGAACGGCCTGCTGGAAGCGGAAGGTGTCGCCGCGTCGGGCGCTTACAACAGCGGCGCCAACGGACGCACCACGTTGCCCCAGGTGATCGACCCACCCGGCATCGAACTCAACCAGGCCTGGCTTGGCTGGAGGGGCACGCGCGGCGGCATCACGCTCGGGCGCCAGCGGCTGCTGTTCGACAACCAGCGCTGGATCGGCAACAGCGGCTGGCGGCAGAACGAACAGACCTTCGATGCGCTGGCGCTGGAGGCTGCGCCGCGCAAGGACCTGGCCTTGCGTTACGCGTTCCTCGACCGCGTGCACCGGGTCAACGGCGACGACGCGCTGGATCCGCGCAACCGCGAACGCGCGCTGTCCAGCCACCTGTTCAATGCCGCGTGGAAGCACGGCAAGCAGCAGCTCGGCGGCTATGGCTACCTGCACGAGGATCGCGATGTCGCGAGCTCGTCCAGTGCCACCTGGGGCCTGCGCTGGACGGGTGCCCATGCGCTGCCCGCGGCGACGCTGGGCTGGACACTGGAGGCCGCCCGCCAGCGCGACCATGCCAACAACCCGCAGCGGTTCTCGCACGCTTACTGGCTGGTGGAACCGAGCATCGCCGCCGGCGGGATCACCGCGCGGGCAGGCTGGGAACACCTCGGCGGTAATGGCGTGCACGCGTTGCAATCGCCGCTGGCCACCCTGCATGCCTTCAACGGCTGGGCCGACAAGTTCCTGGTGACGCCACCGGCCGGCCTCGAGGACCGTTATGTCGGCCTTGCCGGCAACGTGGGGCGCGAACGCGCCGGCGCCCGTCCCGCCTGGCAGGTCGCGTGGCACGACTACCGCGCGGATCGCGGTGGCGCCCGTTATGGCCGCGAATGGAATGCGTCGCTGGGCCTGCCTTTGGCGAAAGGACTCAGTGCGTTATTGAAGATCGCCGACTATCGCGCCGCGGGCTTCGCCCGCGACACCCGCAAGCTCTGGCTGCAGGTGGAATACAAGGGAAGCCGATGA
- the nirK gene encoding copper-containing nitrite reductase — MKRVFRLLALSLAIALALPACRGEAPVDSAASAKPEETGGSAKGDFGPPQGQPVEAILTAPPLVPPATGRTAPAKVIVSLDVVEKDMEISEGVTYTFWTFGGTVPGSFIRIRQGDTVEFHLRNMPDSKMPHNIDLHGVTGPGGGAASSFTAPGHVSRFSFKALNAGLYVYHCATAPVGMHVANGMYGLILVEPPEGLPKVDKEYYVMQGDFYTTGKYREKGHQPFNMEKAIDENPTYVLFNGMEGSLTGDKALKTNVGETVRLYVGNGGPNLVSSFHVIGEIFDKVWYEGGTRFQENVQTTLIPAGGAAMMEFHMEVPGSYVLVDHSLFRAFNKGALGILKADGAENKAIYSGKEVDAVYIGDRAQPNMQAVSAAASSAKAGALSVEEQIQAGKALFTGTCSTCHQADGTGMAGVFPPLAASDYIKADPKAVPRVILHGLVGPVKVNGKDYNSNMPPMSQLTDDEVANISTYVLNSWGNPGGRVTKADAAAARAAKPANASEGH; from the coding sequence ATGAAACGCGTATTCCGGCTCCTCGCACTCAGCCTTGCCATCGCGCTGGCCTTGCCGGCCTGCCGCGGCGAGGCCCCCGTCGACTCTGCCGCCAGCGCGAAACCGGAGGAGACCGGCGGTTCCGCCAAGGGCGACTTCGGGCCGCCTCAAGGGCAACCCGTCGAGGCGATCCTGACTGCGCCGCCGCTGGTCCCGCCGGCCACCGGGCGCACCGCGCCGGCCAAGGTCATCGTCTCGCTGGACGTGGTCGAGAAGGACATGGAGATATCCGAAGGCGTCACCTACACCTTCTGGACCTTCGGTGGCACGGTGCCCGGCAGCTTCATCCGCATCCGCCAGGGCGACACCGTGGAATTCCACCTGCGCAACATGCCGGACAGCAAGATGCCGCACAACATCGACCTGCATGGCGTGACCGGCCCGGGCGGCGGCGCGGCCTCGAGCTTCACCGCGCCCGGCCATGTCAGCCGCTTCAGCTTCAAGGCGCTCAACGCCGGCCTCTACGTCTACCACTGCGCCACCGCGCCGGTCGGCATGCACGTGGCGAACGGCATGTACGGCCTGATCCTGGTCGAGCCGCCCGAGGGCTTGCCCAAGGTCGACAAGGAGTACTACGTGATGCAGGGCGACTTCTACACGACCGGCAAGTACCGCGAGAAGGGCCACCAGCCCTTCAACATGGAGAAGGCGATCGACGAGAACCCGACCTACGTCCTCTTCAACGGCATGGAAGGCTCGCTGACCGGCGACAAGGCGCTGAAGACCAACGTCGGCGAAACCGTGCGCCTCTACGTGGGCAACGGCGGGCCCAACCTGGTCTCCAGCTTCCACGTGATCGGCGAGATCTTCGACAAGGTCTGGTACGAAGGCGGCACCAGGTTCCAGGAGAACGTGCAGACCACGCTGATCCCCGCCGGCGGCGCGGCGATGATGGAATTCCACATGGAAGTGCCGGGCAGCTACGTGCTGGTCGACCACAGCCTGTTCCGCGCCTTCAACAAGGGCGCGCTCGGCATCCTCAAGGCCGATGGCGCGGAGAACAAGGCGATCTACTCGGGCAAGGAAGTCGACGCCGTGTACATCGGCGACCGCGCCCAGCCCAACATGCAGGCCGTGTCCGCCGCCGCCAGCAGCGCCAAGGCTGGCGCCCTCAGCGTCGAGGAGCAGATCCAGGCCGGCAAGGCGCTGTTCACCGGCACCTGCTCCACCTGCCACCAGGCCGATGGCACCGGCATGGCGGGCGTGTTCCCGCCGCTGGCCGCGTCGGACTACATCAAGGCGGATCCGAAGGCGGTGCCGCGGGTCATCCTGCATGGGCTGGTCGGCCCGGTGAAGGTCAACGGCAAGGACTACAACTCCAACATGCCGCCGATGAGCCAGCTGACCGACGACGAGGTGGCGAACATCAGCACCTACGTGCTCAACAGCTGGGGCAATCCCGGTGGCCGGGTGACCAAGGCCGATGCCGCCGCCGCGCGCGCCGCCAAGCCCGCCAACGCGTCGGAAGGCCACTGA
- a CDS encoding formylglycine-generating enzyme family protein, translating to MRRTLAVALLAIPLAGVAAGALGSRYAGLPGGMFKSVLRYEDAKDGVRIAPFALMRRPVTNADFLAFVREHPQWQRGRVAPVFAEARYLSHWTGPTTLGTNAPPDRPVVWVSWFAADAYCGSLGARLPTWNEWEYAAAADETRRDARQDPAWRERILGWYSRPSNIALPRVGLQAPNAWGVQDLHGLVWEWTDDASSLLVDSDSRNQGDPDNARFCGAGALSMDDRENYAVMMRVAMLSSLEGDDATANMGFRCAWSAPR from the coding sequence ATGCGCCGGACGCTGGCCGTCGCGCTGCTCGCGATCCCGCTCGCCGGCGTTGCCGCCGGCGCGCTGGGCTCGCGCTACGCGGGCTTGCCCGGCGGGATGTTCAAGTCGGTGCTGCGCTACGAGGACGCGAAGGACGGCGTGCGCATCGCGCCCTTCGCGTTGATGCGACGGCCGGTCACCAACGCCGATTTCCTCGCGTTCGTGCGCGAGCATCCGCAATGGCAGCGCGGCCGCGTGGCCCCGGTGTTCGCGGAGGCGCGCTACCTGTCGCACTGGACCGGGCCGACCACGCTGGGGACCAACGCGCCTCCCGACCGGCCGGTGGTCTGGGTCAGCTGGTTCGCCGCGGACGCCTACTGCGGCTCGCTCGGTGCGCGCCTGCCGACCTGGAACGAGTGGGAATACGCCGCGGCCGCCGACGAGACCCGACGCGACGCGCGCCAGGATCCCGCATGGCGCGAGCGCATCCTCGGCTGGTACTCGCGCCCCTCCAACATCGCGCTGCCGCGGGTCGGCCTGCAGGCGCCGAACGCGTGGGGGGTCCAGGACCTGCACGGGCTGGTCTGGGAATGGACCGATGACGCATCGTCGTTGTTGGTGGACAGCGACAGCCGCAACCAGGGCGACCCCGACAACGCCCGGTTCTGCGGCGCCGGCGCGCTGTCGATGGACGATCGCGAGAACTACGCGGTGATGATGCGCGTGGCGATGCTGTCCTCGCTCGAGGGCGACGACGCCACCGCCAACATGGGGTTCCGCTGCGCCTGGAGTGCACCGCGATGA
- a CDS encoding SCO family protein, with translation MIARFLSGLGRVFAAAAIAAAASTAFAAAGKPLPPDSVYQLALPLTDQAGRTADWRGLRGKPRVVSMFYTSCQYICPLIVDSGKAIEHQLTAAERGRIGIVLISMDPARDTPAALRKVFDKRGLDANRWSLASPPPADVRSVAALLGIRYRRLADGEFNHTSALVLLDAEGRIVARTEQVGSKPDPAFVAAVRKAAAR, from the coding sequence ATGATTGCCCGCTTCCTGTCCGGGCTGGGGCGTGTATTCGCCGCAGCCGCCATCGCCGCCGCCGCGTCGACGGCGTTCGCGGCCGCCGGCAAGCCGCTGCCGCCCGATTCCGTCTACCAGCTCGCGCTGCCGCTGACCGACCAGGCCGGGCGCACCGCGGACTGGCGCGGGTTGCGCGGCAAGCCACGGGTCGTATCGATGTTCTACACATCGTGCCAGTACATCTGCCCGCTGATCGTGGACTCGGGCAAGGCGATCGAACACCAGTTGACCGCAGCGGAGCGCGGTCGCATCGGCATCGTGCTAATCAGCATGGATCCCGCGCGCGACACCCCGGCGGCCCTGCGCAAGGTATTCGACAAGCGCGGGCTGGATGCGAACCGCTGGTCGCTGGCATCGCCGCCGCCTGCGGACGTGCGCAGCGTCGCCGCGTTGCTGGGCATCCGCTACAGGCGCCTGGCCGATGGCGAGTTCAACCACACCAGCGCGCTGGTCCTGCTCGATGCCGAAGGCCGCATCGTGGCGCGCACCGAGCAGGTCGGCAGCAAGCCGGACCCGGCTTTCGTGGCCGCGGTGCGCAAGGCCGCGGCGCGCTGA
- a CDS encoding helix-turn-helix domain-containing protein, translated as MRSPIPLDLVRLRRSCADCSLRELCLPAGVDRDDMGRLDTMVQRRRSLGRGDSLFRTGDPLHAVYVATNGAFKTVVVNEAGEEHVLGFHLPGELFGLDAIGSGRHRCQAVALGEATVCELPFASLSAVATELPSLQRQLLRVMGQSADRDHDHVDVLSRRQASERVALFLQGLGERYQRIDQPGDDFQLPMSRDEIARYLGLALETVSRGFSRLHEDGVIDVRGRRIRILDAPALQAAASGCEAEVPRGGARRTRA; from the coding sequence ATGCGCAGCCCCATACCCCTCGACCTGGTCCGCCTCCGCCGCAGTTGCGCGGACTGCTCGCTCAGGGAACTGTGCCTGCCCGCGGGCGTGGATCGCGACGACATGGGCCGCCTCGACACCATGGTGCAGCGTCGCCGGTCGCTGGGGCGCGGCGACAGCCTGTTCCGGACGGGAGACCCCCTGCACGCCGTCTACGTGGCGACCAACGGGGCGTTCAAGACAGTGGTCGTGAACGAAGCCGGCGAGGAACACGTGCTCGGCTTCCACCTGCCCGGCGAACTGTTCGGCCTGGACGCGATCGGCAGCGGCAGGCACCGTTGCCAGGCGGTCGCGCTGGGCGAGGCCACGGTGTGCGAGTTGCCGTTCGCCAGCCTGTCGGCGGTCGCGACCGAATTGCCGAGCCTGCAACGCCAATTGCTCCGGGTGATGGGGCAGAGCGCCGATCGCGACCATGACCACGTCGACGTGCTGTCGCGACGCCAGGCCAGCGAGCGCGTTGCCCTGTTCCTGCAGGGGCTGGGCGAGCGCTACCAGCGCATCGACCAGCCGGGCGACGACTTCCAGCTGCCGATGAGTCGCGACGAGATCGCGCGCTACCTGGGGCTTGCGCTGGAAACGGTGAGTCGCGGTTTTTCCCGCCTGCACGAGGACGGGGTGATCGATGTCCGCGGCCGCCGCATCCGCATCCTCGACGCGCCTGCGCTGCAGGCGGCGGCCAGCGGTTGCGAGGCCGAGGTTCCGCGCGGCGGCGCACGCCGCACGCGGGCCTGA
- the ccoO gene encoding cytochrome-c oxidase, cbb3-type subunit II — protein MSQDQKTPNAHEKIEKNVGLLAVFIAVAVSFGGLAEIVPLMYQAEAVQPLPGVKPYPALELAGRDIYVREGCYNCHSQMVRTLRFETERYGHYSLAGESVYDRPFQWGSKRTGPDLARVGGRYSDAWHRVHLNDPRDVVPESNMPSFPWLSKNAVDGDTVQSHMRALKRLGDPYTDAEIAAAPAAVDGKTEMDAVVAYLQGLGRHAPRGE, from the coding sequence ATGAGCCAGGATCAGAAGACCCCGAACGCGCACGAGAAGATCGAGAAGAACGTCGGCCTGCTGGCGGTGTTCATCGCCGTGGCGGTGTCCTTTGGCGGCCTCGCCGAGATCGTTCCGCTGATGTACCAGGCCGAGGCCGTGCAACCGCTGCCCGGCGTCAAGCCCTACCCCGCGCTGGAGCTGGCCGGCCGCGATATCTATGTCCGCGAAGGTTGCTACAACTGCCACTCGCAGATGGTCCGCACCCTGCGCTTCGAGACCGAGCGCTACGGCCACTATTCGCTGGCCGGCGAATCCGTCTACGACCGCCCGTTCCAGTGGGGCAGCAAGCGCACCGGGCCGGACCTGGCCCGCGTGGGTGGCCGCTATTCGGACGCGTGGCATCGCGTGCACTTGAACGACCCGCGCGACGTGGTGCCGGAATCGAACATGCCGAGTTTTCCGTGGCTGTCGAAGAACGCGGTGGATGGCGACACCGTGCAATCGCACATGCGCGCGCTCAAGCGACTGGGTGATCCGTACACCGACGCCGAGATCGCCGCCGCACCGGCGGCCGTCGACGGCAAGACCGAAATGGACGCGGTGGTCGCCTACCTGCAAGGCCTGGGCCGCCACGCGCCGAGGGGAGAGTAA
- a CDS encoding cbb3-type cytochrome oxidase subunit 3: MLSGIITTILLLLFLAGWAWAWSPRRTRDFDEAARLPLESDVHQENAP, translated from the coding sequence ATGCTGTCCGGCATCATCACCACGATCCTGCTGTTGCTGTTCCTGGCCGGCTGGGCCTGGGCCTGGAGCCCGCGGCGCACGCGTGATTTCGATGAAGCGGCGCGGTTGCCGCTGGAGTCCGATGTCCACCAGGAGAACGCGCCATGA
- the ccoP gene encoding cytochrome-c oxidase, cbb3-type subunit III encodes MTAGWSWYVIALVTLNIVGCVWLLWWTARRRPGDPKPEDTSHVWDGDLTEYNKPLPRWWINMFYLTIVFAIGYLVWYPGFGNFAGVGKWTSQVEHDRDAARATATLEKTFAPYQGQPIDVLARNPQAVKLGSSIFGNTCATCHGSSGKGAIGYPDLTDDVWHWGGSPEQVLQSVLDGREGVMPPWGKILGGMAGADATDYVIAHVRALGDASGNARGDFAAARGKTLYEGVCVACHGVDGKGNQALGAPDLTDDYWMYGDSREALREGIANGHHGIMPAHRALLGETRARLAAAYVWSLSHSASGGKAE; translated from the coding sequence ATGACCGCGGGATGGTCGTGGTACGTGATCGCGCTGGTCACCTTGAACATCGTCGGTTGCGTGTGGCTGCTGTGGTGGACCGCGCGCCGCCGTCCCGGCGATCCCAAGCCGGAAGACACCAGCCATGTCTGGGATGGCGACCTCACCGAGTACAACAAGCCGCTGCCGCGCTGGTGGATCAACATGTTCTACCTGACCATCGTGTTCGCGATCGGCTACCTGGTCTGGTACCCGGGCTTCGGAAATTTCGCCGGTGTCGGCAAGTGGACCTCGCAGGTCGAGCATGATCGCGATGCGGCCAGGGCCACCGCCACGCTGGAGAAGACCTTCGCCCCGTACCAGGGCCAGCCGATCGATGTGCTCGCGCGCAACCCGCAGGCGGTCAAGCTGGGGAGTTCGATCTTCGGCAACACCTGCGCCACCTGCCACGGCTCGTCCGGCAAGGGCGCGATCGGTTATCCCGACCTCACCGACGATGTCTGGCACTGGGGCGGCAGCCCGGAGCAGGTGCTGCAGTCCGTGCTGGACGGCCGCGAGGGTGTGATGCCGCCGTGGGGCAAGATCCTGGGAGGCATGGCCGGTGCGGACGCGACCGATTACGTGATTGCCCATGTGCGCGCACTCGGCGACGCCAGTGGCAATGCACGCGGCGACTTCGCGGCGGCGCGCGGCAAGACCCTGTACGAAGGCGTTTGCGTGGCCTGCCACGGCGTGGATGGCAAGGGCAACCAGGCCCTGGGCGCACCCGACCTGACCGACGATTACTGGATGTACGGCGACAGCCGCGAGGCACTGCGTGAGGGCATCGCCAACGGTCACCACGGGATCATGCCGGCGCACCGCGCGTTGCTCGGCGAAACCCGCGCGCGCCTGGCCGCGGCTTATGTCTGGTCGCTGTCGCACAGCGCCAGCGGCGGCAAGGCCGAATGA